The following are encoded together in the Thalassomonas haliotis genome:
- a CDS encoding GGDEF domain-containing protein: MLTRIMCIAIIFSILFALMSSLGINQIGGQATALDYGYSLLMLALLISLKKDHNRFTLVLTTFLLISFLLSLSALVTVFFDEFRAIWFYLLILVAFMLGGPKSGIFFTLLSLLAIIATHVFLAPFGTATLASIVVGLVVMSLVLAAFCSQVNRYLQHIEKQNAELNYLANKDPLTEVLHSKSYCQLTKKYIERAQELNENLSILYAGLDNLDRLKEKYGSQIRNLALQHVITIIKEHFHHQELLTQVGEEKICIILPERDAIAAQSLAINIRNAVRERLFDYGKDKIPLTLSIGIAALNDNDEEIRSIQIRADKGLIKAKFCGGDEVKICHFFEELSTEKL; this comes from the coding sequence TTGCTTACGCGTATCATGTGTATTGCAATCATCTTCAGTATCTTATTTGCCCTGATGTCTTCCCTGGGCATTAATCAAATTGGCGGACAAGCCACCGCTCTTGACTACGGCTACTCCCTGCTCATGCTTGCCCTGCTTATCTCATTAAAAAAAGATCATAACCGCTTTACCCTGGTGCTGACGACATTTCTGCTGATCAGTTTCCTGCTGTCTCTGTCGGCCCTGGTTACGGTTTTCTTCGATGAATTTCGCGCCATCTGGTTTTATTTATTGATCCTGGTTGCCTTTATGCTTGGCGGACCGAAATCCGGGATATTTTTTACTTTATTGTCCCTGCTCGCCATTATCGCAACCCATGTTTTTCTGGCACCTTTTGGCACCGCAACTTTAGCCAGCATAGTGGTCGGCCTGGTGGTCATGTCCCTGGTATTGGCCGCGTTTTGCAGCCAGGTGAACCGTTATCTGCAGCATATTGAAAAACAAAATGCAGAATTAAACTATTTGGCTAATAAAGATCCCCTGACCGAAGTCCTGCACTCGAAAAGCTACTGTCAGTTGACAAAAAAATATATCGAACGGGCCCAGGAACTCAATGAAAACCTGTCTATCTTATATGCCGGCCTGGACAACCTTGACCGGCTCAAGGAAAAGTACGGCAGCCAAATCCGTAACCTGGCGCTGCAACATGTCATTACCATCATCAAAGAACACTTCCACCACCAGGAGTTGCTGACCCAGGTCGGCGAAGAGAAAATCTGTATCATTTTGCCGGAGCGGGACGCCATCGCCGCCCAGTCTTTGGCCATCAATATCAGAAATGCGGTCCGTGAGCGTTTATTCGACTACGGCAAAGACAAAATCCCCCTGACCCTGAGCATAGGCATTGCCGCCTTAAACGACAACGACGAAGAAATCCGCTCAATACAAATAAGAGCAGATAAAGGATTGATAAAAGCTAAGTTTTGCGGTGGCGACGAAGTAAAAATCTGCCACTTTTTTGAAGAATTATCCACAGAAAAGCTGTAA
- a CDS encoding oxidoreductase-like domain-containing protein encodes MSSQLEKPIPPADDDCCGGGACAPCVWDNYYAQLQQWRIAQAKANEAAANEQAEADKQ; translated from the coding sequence ATGTCTTCACAACTTGAAAAACCTATCCCGCCGGCAGACGACGATTGCTGTGGCGGCGGCGCCTGCGCCCCCTGTGTCTGGGATAATTATTATGCCCAATTGCAGCAATGGCGCATCGCTCAGGCCAAGGCCAATGAAGCCGCAGCCAATGAACAAGCCGAAGCAGATAAGCAATAA
- a CDS encoding DUF6607 family protein, which produces MKTAISLILSLCIVCLPVFSAKLPDKQAVVEAGKEEAKLYNWTFTRQLTTPPRGGSSLGQKILYDQKPPDSWQALQAGGLSPYERDRRAIYALEGVFETKFEFLETFAVAAGKELDTPYASWGTEFVKVIEDSGDFISVQQIMVMYYRDRTTGEVQGPHVMKHWRHDWSWQGRHMLEYQGNNQWQSKKLSPSQTLGKWVWSVYQVDDSPRYSGIGRWDHFASLSTFETDYMSRPLPRRESSVRDDYQILMGKDTLVLTPHAWFHEQKNFKHQGGLSPSGEFSGVMLAREVGHNSYRRIKDFKYEQGLQYWHKTKGYWADVRAVWKDIEHKGAFAIKKSVNNKPLFMVHFEQAADDKILALAPEKRRKVIHEAMRPYIKG; this is translated from the coding sequence ATGAAAACGGCTATTTCCCTGATATTAAGTTTATGTATTGTTTGCCTACCGGTTTTTAGTGCCAAGCTGCCCGATAAACAAGCGGTTGTTGAGGCAGGCAAAGAAGAGGCAAAGCTTTATAACTGGACTTTTACACGACAACTGACAACCCCGCCCCGGGGTGGCTCATCGTTAGGGCAAAAGATTCTTTATGACCAAAAGCCTCCCGATTCATGGCAAGCATTGCAGGCCGGGGGGCTGAGCCCTTATGAAAGGGATCGCCGGGCTATTTATGCCCTGGAAGGGGTTTTTGAAACAAAATTCGAGTTTCTGGAGACCTTTGCCGTAGCAGCAGGGAAAGAGCTTGATACCCCTTATGCCTCATGGGGAACCGAATTTGTTAAGGTGATTGAGGATAGCGGTGATTTTATTTCGGTTCAGCAGATTATGGTGATGTATTACCGGGACCGCACCACAGGGGAAGTTCAGGGCCCCCATGTAATGAAACACTGGCGCCACGACTGGAGCTGGCAAGGCAGGCATATGCTTGAATACCAGGGAAATAACCAATGGCAAAGCAAAAAGCTAAGCCCCTCACAAACCCTGGGGAAATGGGTGTGGTCGGTTTATCAGGTCGATGATTCTCCCCGGTATTCGGGAATAGGCCGCTGGGATCATTTTGCTTCGCTTTCCACCTTTGAAACCGACTATATGTCGCGGCCTTTGCCCAGGCGGGAAAGTTCGGTCCGGGATGACTACCAAATCCTGATGGGGAAGGATACTTTGGTATTAACCCCGCACGCCTGGTTCCATGAGCAAAAAAACTTTAAGCACCAGGGCGGGCTTTCGCCTTCGGGAGAGTTTTCGGGGGTGATGTTAGCCAGGGAAGTCGGCCACAACAGTTACCGGCGTATAAAAGATTTTAAATATGAGCAGGGCCTGCAGTATTGGCATAAAACCAAGGGCTATTGGGCTGATGTCAGGGCGGTATGGAAAGATATTGAGCATAAAGGAGCCTTTGCTATTAAAAAATCCGTCAATAATAAGCCCTTATTTATGGTGCATTTTGAACAGGCGGCAGATGATAAAATTCTTGCTCTGGCCCCGGAGAAAAGAAGAAAAGTCATACATGAAGCCATGCGTCCCTATATAAAAGGTTAA
- a CDS encoding Crp/Fnr family transcriptional regulator has product MKLSFSAFLQQHGFSPKQAKLLDQETETLHLSARTIFTRQADKVEYLYFVSQGLCQACYHTAGGKRFSKEFYWSGDCIINFESLLKPQVSPYSLETLSASSLVRLPISQVQLWRQQNHACYQHLLETQLLYKENKERFMLLHTPQQRYQLFSQQFPGLKQCLTDYQLASYIGITPISLSRIKKRLRN; this is encoded by the coding sequence ATGAAACTAAGTTTTAGCGCTTTTTTACAACAGCACGGCTTTTCGCCAAAGCAAGCCAAACTGCTGGACCAGGAAACTGAAACCCTGCATTTATCTGCACGGACAATTTTCACTCGCCAGGCGGATAAGGTTGAATACTTATATTTTGTCAGCCAGGGTTTATGCCAGGCCTGTTACCACACCGCAGGCGGAAAGAGATTCAGCAAAGAATTCTACTGGAGCGGAGACTGTATCATTAACTTTGAAAGCCTGCTCAAACCGCAGGTTTCCCCCTACTCGCTGGAGACCTTATCGGCCAGCTCCCTGGTCCGCTTGCCGATAAGCCAGGTGCAATTGTGGCGACAGCAAAACCATGCCTGCTACCAGCACCTGCTTGAAACCCAGTTGCTTTATAAAGAAAATAAAGAGCGCTTTATGCTGTTACATACACCACAACAAAGATACCAGCTGTTTTCACAACAATTTCCCGGGTTAAAGCAATGTTTGACCGACTACCAGCTGGCCTCTTATATCGGCATCACCCCGATCAGCTTAAGCCGGATTAAAAAACGCCTGAGAAATTAA
- a CDS encoding GNAT family N-acetyltransferase, which translates to MMNWKCLTFSQLTTEQLYELLKLRVDVFVVEQTCPYPELDNKDREQDVCHLLGYQGGELLAYARILPPGISYQNVSFGRVAIAQSARGQGLGQTLVATILSYCQQLWPNRDIDIGAQEYLLDFYQGFGFSAISAVYLEDDIPHLDMRLTRSPENTPEQA; encoded by the coding sequence TTGATGAACTGGAAATGCCTGACTTTTTCGCAACTCACCACAGAACAACTTTATGAACTGCTCAAACTGAGGGTGGATGTTTTTGTGGTGGAGCAAACCTGCCCCTATCCCGAACTTGATAATAAAGACAGGGAGCAGGACGTCTGCCATTTACTGGGATATCAGGGCGGTGAGTTGCTCGCCTATGCCCGTATACTGCCCCCGGGCATTTCCTATCAAAATGTCAGTTTCGGCCGTGTCGCCATAGCGCAGTCTGCCCGGGGACAGGGCTTGGGACAAACCCTGGTTGCCACCATCTTAAGTTACTGCCAACAGCTTTGGCCGAACCGGGATATCGACATCGGCGCCCAGGAATACCTGTTAGACTTTTACCAGGGCTTTGGCTTTAGCGCCATTTCAGCTGTCTACCTGGAAGATGATATTCCCCACCTGGACATGCGCCTGACTCGCAGCCCCGAAAATACCCCTGAGCAAGCGTAA
- a CDS encoding reprolysin-like metallopeptidase: protein MLKKLASKTLIGLSVSAVLTASAMAKDVVVDVYYTASAASRSFDIKTEIKNMVAASNANYAKNGLDINLVLAWDGDNQTSTDYVASWNNIQSLYKNSQIRNWRDEYKADFVVVIGSAQSTWQGTTCGIAGSIYGMADVFPDHNAYDSYAYNITANNCGDTTLTFMHELGHNMGLGHSVRQGAEGGVYTWGVGYGVDNQFATIMAYPQEFNTTNQLSYFSNPGLSLSGEPIGVNNVADAQRALELVTDQIAAFR from the coding sequence GTGTTAAAGAAACTAGCAAGTAAAACCTTAATCGGTCTTTCAGTATCAGCGGTATTAACGGCATCGGCCATGGCCAAAGATGTTGTTGTTGACGTTTATTATACTGCCTCGGCAGCATCAAGAAGCTTCGACATTAAAACTGAAATCAAGAATATGGTTGCCGCTTCTAACGCCAACTATGCGAAAAACGGCTTAGACATCAACCTGGTTTTAGCCTGGGATGGCGACAACCAGACAAGCACCGATTATGTTGCTTCATGGAATAATATCCAGAGCCTGTATAAAAACAGTCAAATCAGAAACTGGCGCGATGAATACAAAGCTGATTTCGTGGTTGTGATCGGTTCAGCACAAAGCACCTGGCAGGGTACTACCTGTGGTATCGCCGGTTCTATCTACGGTATGGCTGACGTCTTCCCGGATCACAATGCCTACGACAGCTATGCCTATAACATCACAGCCAACAACTGTGGCGATACTACCCTTACCTTTATGCATGAGCTTGGCCACAACATGGGCTTAGGTCATTCTGTAAGACAAGGTGCTGAAGGCGGTGTTTACACCTGGGGCGTAGGTTACGGCGTTGACAACCAGTTCGCCACTATCATGGCTTACCCGCAAGAGTTCAATACCACCAACCAGTTATCTTATTTCTCTAACCCTGGCCTATCTTTAAGCGGTGAGCCAATTGGCGTGAACAATGTAGCCGATGCGCAAAGAGCACTTGAATTAGTGACAGACCAAATCGCTGCATTCCGTTAA
- a CDS encoding SymE family type I addiction module toxin — MAEYHHTPEPRPAKAKYPATRQLKVLETTSGTQVRPRDIGINYVPVNLEPCIVLRGKWLREAGFIIGEKVTVIVNKGSLLIKPNQAPSGPTGKQ, encoded by the coding sequence ATGGCTGAATATCATCATACGCCAGAGCCTCGCCCGGCAAAAGCAAAATATCCCGCCACGCGCCAGCTCAAAGTGCTGGAAACCACCAGTGGAACTCAGGTAAGACCCAGAGACATAGGCATTAACTATGTGCCGGTCAACCTTGAACCTTGTATCGTTCTGCGGGGAAAATGGCTTAGAGAAGCCGGCTTTATCATAGGAGAAAAGGTCACGGTAATCGTTAACAAAGGATCATTGCTCATAAAACCCAATCAGGCCCCTTCCGGCCCAACGGGTAAGCAATAA
- a CDS encoding integrase core domain-containing protein, which yields MMLIYWQYTCAFCFFLFERFFGRKKRIKYYPPQNTLSDKKMPPEKYARNRKKPQWVVDKVLYLSAVSGAGCGKVAEIFNQSYGDKTTVSKTFVYEKIKANRYQLQVIKRKIKQKPPSTTPVNHTWGLDLTQVKLSAKQATILGIIEHGSRLNLALREIPTKHSAQLLLVLCQTIRQFAFPKNVRTDNERCFTSAFFTTALKLLGIRHQTTHLASPWENGRIERFFGTLKSKVRQLDLSGLNNVQTELSTFRCWYNQIRPHQNLAGYTPMEVWQNKANRHGNKAIWVSDWHGLLTGYYFPG from the coding sequence ATGATGTTGATATATTGGCAATATACCTGTGCTTTTTGTTTTTTCCTGTTCGAGCGCTTTTTTGGCCGTAAAAAACGCATAAAATATTACCCGCCACAAAACACCTTATCCGACAAAAAAATGCCCCCGGAAAAATATGCCAGAAACCGTAAAAAGCCCCAATGGGTGGTGGATAAGGTGCTTTACCTTAGCGCCGTATCAGGGGCAGGTTGCGGCAAAGTGGCAGAGATTTTTAACCAAAGCTACGGGGATAAAACCACAGTTTCAAAAACCTTTGTTTATGAAAAAATCAAAGCCAACCGTTACCAACTACAAGTGATAAAGCGCAAGATCAAACAAAAGCCGCCAAGTACAACTCCCGTCAACCATACCTGGGGACTGGATCTGACCCAGGTTAAACTGTCAGCCAAACAGGCAACCATTTTAGGCATCATAGAACACGGCTCGCGCTTAAACCTGGCGCTGCGGGAAATTCCTACCAAACATTCGGCGCAGCTGTTGCTGGTTTTGTGTCAAACCATACGGCAATTTGCTTTTCCCAAAAACGTACGTACGGATAACGAGCGTTGCTTTACCTCAGCCTTTTTCACCACCGCCCTGAAACTACTTGGCATACGGCATCAAACCACGCACCTTGCTTCGCCTTGGGAAAACGGCAGGATTGAGCGTTTCTTCGGTACGCTGAAAAGCAAAGTCCGGCAGCTGGATTTATCGGGTTTGAATAACGTGCAAACCGAGCTTTCCACATTCAGGTGTTGGTATAACCAAATACGCCCCCACCAAAACCTGGCCGGGTATACACCTATGGAGGTATGGCAAAACAAGGCCAACCGGCATGGCAATAAAGCGATATGGGTGAGCGACTGGCACGGTTTGCTTACGGGCTACTATTTTCCGGGCTGA
- a CDS encoding PKD domain-containing protein encodes MFSVDFFRKSFVALSVLGLAACGGGSGGSSDSGNSATSPDTAVTSSDNAPVVANPIGDESAKVGENYHFDIPADTCTDADGDAITYSITRMSNGSGLSLVNFNSIQGTPTRPGIASVTVTCSAGSASATDEFIITITEDNIAPTVDAGDEQTVTAGDTVTLTAVAADANTDGSIASYLWQQMSGDINVETITDSDQAVASFIAPDVDNTQTLTFTVQVTDNLGATSSDTVDITVLSKNMPEVAVDFPLPYAEITASEIDVFGNVTTKNGATLASVTLSANETSYDAVIDEEGNAWRVADVSLTDVESITVTATDSKGLTGSSVLPISASSSSEIDIDNNIVDMSLDTANNRMYVQVTGLVVSDIKTYAIDLTDGTQSTVAATDTEDTFSNAQRFSIAFDKTSNQLVTGVNNGVTSAVLVTDIATLERSVLSSDVIGSGPSFGLITDIIFDDQGLAYLIDNTNNQVLSLDLTTGNRTLVADGSASPQAISFPLSGIFNPGNDSLIVATNSFFGSPLQTVDTTVVNSVAEIEGTTTYTVNDLAIDNANQVIYFVDEDNNLTSYDLTSETTSVLIENFLNVTSIVTSTVSSVGLEFDDESKLLYIVGDSLDTRVNTVFVYDVVSGDYIKL; translated from the coding sequence ATGTTCTCAGTAGATTTCTTTAGAAAGTCATTCGTTGCTTTATCAGTGCTTGGCCTGGCTGCCTGTGGCGGCGGAAGCGGTGGTAGCAGTGATAGTGGAAATTCAGCAACGTCACCTGATACCGCAGTCACCTCATCAGATAACGCCCCGGTTGTTGCTAATCCCATTGGCGATGAAAGCGCTAAAGTGGGGGAAAACTATCATTTCGATATTCCGGCGGATACTTGCACCGATGCAGATGGTGATGCCATCACTTATAGCATTACCCGAATGAGTAATGGTTCCGGTTTATCCTTAGTTAACTTTAACAGTATTCAAGGTACGCCTACCCGGCCAGGTATTGCCTCGGTTACGGTAACTTGTAGCGCGGGTTCGGCTTCGGCGACGGATGAGTTTATTATCACCATTACCGAAGATAATATTGCCCCCACTGTCGATGCCGGAGATGAGCAGACCGTGACTGCGGGCGATACCGTGACTTTAACGGCTGTAGCCGCCGACGCTAATACTGACGGTAGTATTGCAAGTTATTTATGGCAGCAAATGTCGGGTGATATTAATGTTGAAACCATTACCGATAGTGACCAGGCGGTTGCGAGCTTTATCGCACCCGATGTCGATAATACCCAGACTTTAACCTTTACCGTACAGGTAACGGACAACCTGGGGGCTACCAGTAGCGATACGGTTGATATTACTGTGCTGTCCAAAAACATGCCGGAAGTGGCGGTTGATTTTCCGTTGCCCTACGCGGAAATAACCGCTAGCGAAATTGATGTTTTTGGCAATGTCACCACGAAAAATGGTGCAACCCTGGCCAGTGTTACCCTGAGTGCAAACGAGACCAGTTATGATGCCGTCATTGATGAAGAGGGCAATGCCTGGCGTGTTGCCGATGTGAGTTTAACGGATGTCGAGTCGATAACCGTTACTGCAACAGACTCTAAGGGCTTGACAGGAAGCAGTGTCCTGCCGATATCGGCAAGCTCGTCATCGGAAATTGACATCGACAATAACATAGTCGACATGTCGCTAGATACAGCCAATAACCGTATGTATGTCCAGGTTACCGGTCTGGTGGTTTCAGACATCAAAACTTATGCAATTGATTTAACGGACGGCACGCAGAGCACTGTAGCGGCGACTGATACCGAAGATACTTTCAGTAATGCCCAGCGTTTTAGTATCGCATTTGACAAAACTAGCAATCAATTGGTTACCGGTGTAAACAACGGAGTTACTTCGGCTGTTTTAGTGACGGATATCGCCACTCTTGAACGTTCGGTTTTATCTTCTGATGTTATTGGTTCCGGGCCGTCCTTTGGCCTGATCACTGATATTATCTTTGACGATCAGGGGCTTGCTTATTTGATTGATAATACCAATAATCAAGTATTGTCACTTGATCTTACTACGGGTAACCGTACCCTGGTGGCGGATGGCAGTGCTTCGCCGCAAGCCATTTCATTTCCCTTATCCGGCATCTTTAATCCAGGTAATGACAGTTTAATTGTGGCAACGAATTCCTTTTTTGGCTCACCTTTACAGACCGTTGATACCACAGTAGTTAACAGTGTTGCTGAAATTGAGGGGACAACGACCTATACCGTCAATGACCTGGCCATAGATAATGCCAATCAAGTCATTTATTTTGTTGATGAAGATAATAACTTGACCAGTTATGATCTTACCAGTGAAACTACCAGTGTTTTGATCGAAAACTTCCTTAATGTAACAAGTATTGTGACCAGTACTGTCAGCAGTGTCGGGCTGGAATTTGATGATGAAAGCAAGTTGCTTTATATCGTCGGAGACAGTCTTGATACCAGGGTTAACACGGTTTTTGTTTATGATGTCGTCAGTGGCGATTATATCAAACTTTAA
- a CDS encoding integrase core domain-containing protein, with translation MPRPGENGRIERFFGTLKSKIKRLDLTTFDSIQDELAVFRFWYNQIRPHQNLAGYTPMEVWQNQPNRHKNKAIWVNDWHGLLTGYYFPR, from the coding sequence TTGCCTCGCCCTGGGGAAAATGGCCGGATAGAACGCTTTTTTGGTACGCTGAAAAGCAAAATCAAGCGACTGGATTTAACAACATTTGACAGCATACAAGATGAACTGGCCGTGTTCAGGTTTTGGTATAACCAGATACGCCCCCATCAAAACCTTGCCGGGTATACGCCCATGGAAGTATGGCAAAACCAACCCAACCGTCATAAAAACAAGGCGATATGGGTGAACGACTGGCACGGTTTATTGACGGGGTATTATTTTCCCCGCTGA
- a CDS encoding SymE family type I addiction module toxin: protein MAEYHHTPAPGPAKAKYPIYRKLTVLETTRESAPKTRGIGINYVPVSLEPCLVLRGKWLRRAGFTAGKKVVVVIHEDELTIKPKQEAES, encoded by the coding sequence ATGGCTGAATACCATCATACGCCAGCGCCTGGCCCGGCAAAAGCAAAATATCCTATTTATCGGAAACTTACCGTACTGGAAACCACCCGCGAGTCGGCCCCTAAAACCCGGGGTATCGGGATTAACTATGTGCCGGTCAGTCTGGAACCTTGCCTTGTGCTCAGGGGAAAATGGCTCAGGCGGGCCGGTTTTACTGCCGGAAAAAAAGTGGTCGTGGTTATCCATGAGGATGAACTGACCATCAAGCCTAAACAGGAAGCGGAGAGCTAG
- a CDS encoding integrase core domain-containing protein, with protein sequence MPDKQTPQVSLARNRKKPQWVVDKVLYLKAVSDTGCGSVARLFNQRYGHKTTVSKSFVYEKLKANRYQLQVVKRQIKHKPARSVPVNHTWGIDLTQVKLSRKQKTVLGIIEHGSRVNLALSELPSKHSAQLLLALCRTIRQFGLPNAVRTDNEACFTSLFFTTALKLLGIKHQTTNLASPWENGRIERFFGTLKAKVRQVDFSGVCSLQPELDRFSFWYNHVRPHQNLAGYTPMEVWHNKANRHSDKAVWVNDWQGLLTGYYFPS encoded by the coding sequence TTGCCCGATAAACAAACGCCTCAGGTCAGCCTTGCACGAAACCGTAAAAAACCGCAATGGGTAGTGGATAAGGTGCTGTACCTTAAAGCCGTTTCAGACACAGGCTGCGGCTCGGTAGCCCGGCTTTTTAATCAGCGCTACGGGCATAAAACCACAGTCTCGAAAAGCTTTGTTTATGAAAAGCTCAAAGCCAACCGGTACCAGCTGCAAGTGGTAAAGCGGCAGATTAAGCATAAGCCCGCGAGAAGTGTCCCTGTCAACCACACCTGGGGCATCGACTTAACCCAGGTAAAGTTATCCAGAAAACAGAAGACTGTGTTGGGCATTATCGAACATGGCTCGCGGGTAAACCTGGCGCTAAGCGAACTGCCCTCGAAACATTCGGCGCAGTTGCTGCTGGCCCTGTGCCGAACGATCCGGCAATTTGGCTTGCCAAACGCTGTCCGAACGGACAACGAAGCCTGTTTTACTTCGCTCTTTTTTACTACGGCATTAAAACTACTGGGGATTAAACATCAAACCACAAATTTGGCTTCGCCTTGGGAAAATGGCAGAATTGAGCGCTTCTTCGGTACATTGAAGGCCAAAGTCAGGCAAGTGGATTTCTCCGGGGTTTGTAGCCTGCAACCTGAATTAGACAGGTTCAGCTTTTGGTACAACCATGTTCGACCGCATCAAAACCTGGCTGGTTATACGCCGATGGAAGTGTGGCACAACAAAGCCAACCGGCATTCGGATAAGGCCGTTTGGGTGAACGACTGGCAGGGGCTGTTGACGGGATATTATTTTCCCAGCTAA